The following DNA comes from Henckelia pumila isolate YLH828 unplaced genomic scaffold, ASM3356847v2 CTG_461:::fragment_3, whole genome shotgun sequence.
GATTCAGTCGCTTGTGTCAAATCCAGTTGCGCTTAGAATTGGAAGCTACGAGGCAAACTGGTTTGCTAGACTGAATGTTCCAGCATACTTTATATGTGTTTCCATATCTATTTCCTGTCAAAATAATGTTACCAGAGACATCTTTAACAATGCAGTTTAGCTTTTGAAATTCAACAGAATGCCCATAGTCACACATTTGACTCATGctgattaaattatatttcagattttcaACCAATAGAACATCTTGAATGATAATGTTGtcgtggataatcttacccttacccacggtcttaccCTTTGAGTTGTCACCAAAGGTGATAGTGGGACCATGGTATTTAATGAGTTCAGACAGTAGTTTATCATTTTCAGTCAtgtgtctagaacatccactgtctaagtACCATGattctgttggaacacgcgttctctgatcacacggatgtgatacccggagcagcgaaagtttaaaaaattttatttttcgatatggaacgattccatatcgtgggtatcaaatcctaacgattaaaattgtttcaaataaaataataaacacagttaaatattttacctcttcaagctaaggcttgattatggactccaacagaatttaatctgctcttcttgtaaatcccgggaaccgatgactatcacgatcaacctctggaattaagtccacaaatagaaaactaaaactctCTGATTAATTGCACTAagaatcaatcagatgtttatcgaagagaataaacagatttgatttgtcaattcagaatgtaatttttcacaaaaattacagactgaattatctcaaaaaggagcagaggaattcgaaaattccccttgaaatattatgcagtattttcgaaaattgcaagagtgAATGCTATGTAATTTTTGAACACTACagatgtatttatagataatttctagactagattaagttataattgtattaggacactaactccttagggcccacaatccataacttaagcccaacaagccaagcctgttattatagaaattaatataaaattcatcgtgactccgattgataaactgattttaccaatgtgcacagaaaccatttctgcatcttttaaagtcaagataatttttctgaatccgaattcagtgatttccaaaaatgcccatccctataacattttaggaaattccactcccttttagttaagaagtccaacttctctttcattaaatttaactcttgaaatttaactatctcaacggggtttcgtaatccattatttgtgtgaccctcaatggttcagggatacagctagccgtgggctcacaactccttgtgactcggaacaacaatttctgacttacccatcgaatcatggtaagagcgcctagcaacatcgccccatgattccctaggtatcactgatagtgcctgcaagaaccagtagattttggttagcgtacagtacggtcccttcatccatatatcccgatcgaatcaacaaccattggtgtatcgagagtcgttcgagattcgataactatgcattacatcttggagatcaaatagtgacatcgcatgtgttactaggaaaaccgagtaacctaaaatacatcatgtactctggccagagattcgtcacactaatatctcctcagatcgcataggatatccacactcgcaagtatgtgtgaatccttgacaacaaagcatcgactcctataggtgtcgtaactgtacccaatcccgacacctgatgaccccaatagagtcggtaaacgagtcaaagtacagtactagcatatagagtctcaatgatgtttcatgtagtaaggactaatggtgtacaaccaaaatcgcggacttatccactcaaataataataaccacttggaaagtccgaatagggtagttcgatcattcatcatatgaatatccatttgcatgctttgaacatctccatgtccattaccaatgaaacgtggtacttggcatcacaaatgctagtctcaatctcgagcgatccttatccttattagcggacggctcaattgactaggaactgtttagaatatacagtgactataagatgtgtttcataatagtgatctctctttattcactatctcatcttacttacactatagtatattcaaggtctttatcaaaacaacaatagtatatcacaatataacaatatgaagaaagacaaagaaaatgtcattaatgaatgtaaattatattaaacaaagattgtttatacatagagtcataaaagcccttagccacaagttggctaaccgggcacccactctttcaatctcccacttgccctaaagccaactagtcatactacataattccattgcttcgcgatgtttgtcaaacaatggtcctggcaagggcttagtaagtggatcaacgatattgtctgtagaggccactctctcgacagtgatgtctcctcttttcacaatctcccggatgatgtggtatttcctcagtacgtatttggatctttgatgagaccttgattccttttcctgagcaacggcaccagtgttgtcgcagtacaccgaaactggaccaatagcttcaggaattacgcccaactcttggacaaaattcctcatccaaacggcctctttagcagcagctgatgctgcaatgtattctgcctcagtggtggaatccgctgtggtgtcctgcttggaactcttccaagagacagcaccgccattgagcatgaatacaaatccagaggttgacttcgagtcatccacgtcgctttggaagctagagtcggtatagccttccaatttcaattctcttcctccataaaccatgaatatattcttagtccttctcaagtacttaggaatatccttcacggctttccaatgcatttgaccggggttggcctgatatctgctcgtgacactcagagcaaaggctacatccggtctggtagatatcatcccatacataatactacctatggctgacgcatatggtatgtgtgtcattttctctatctattcgtcagtcttgggaaacatagacttggatagagaaactccatgacaaataggtagatgtcctttcttggactcatccatagaaaaccttttcaatatggtgtagatgtaggttgcttgagtgagtcctatcattctcttagatctatctctatagatctgtatccctagaatataggaggcctcacccaaatccttcatcgagaatctacctgataaccatatctttgttgactgcaaaatccctatgtcattcccaatgagtaggatgtcatcaacataaagtactaagaacgtcactgcatccttaactactttcttgtacacgcacggttcctccgggtttttgatgaaaccaaagtcctttattgtttcatcaaatttctggttccaacttcttgatgcttgtttgagaccataaattgatctctgaagcttgcataccttatgctcacttcccacggatgtgaatccctcgggctgcatcatatagatttcttccttaatgtttccattaagaaatgcagtcttcacatccattttccatatctcatagtcataccatgctgctatgacaataaggattcttatggacttgaacattgcgactgatgaaaaggtttcatcatagtcaactccttgtctttgagtataatattttgctaccaatcgtgccttgtaggttagtaccttgccatcaggcccaagttttctcttgtagatccatttacaccctattggaacaattccatcgggagtatctactaaaaaccaaacttgttttgtatgcatcgagtctattttcgactgcatagcatcaagccataaattcgaatccgcatcagaaattgcttccttgaagtttcttggatcacatccaatgtcgggttcactttgatccccttcaagaagaagaccatatcgaataggaggtctagaagtcctctcggatctcctagatgtaggcgtgtccactgaaggttcttgaggtgtgggatcgttattttgtatctcaggttcttttcgaattttttcgaattccatcatcttgcctttcttatctaataaaaactccttctccatgaaggtggcattcctcgaaacaaacacttttgtttcagtaggatgacagaaataatatccgattgaattcttcggatatcctacaaaataacataaggtggatcgactatccaacttatctcccactgtctgcttcacgtaagcaggacatccccaaatcctcaagtacgaatacttaggagctttgtcattccataactcgtatggagttttattcactgctttggtgtgaacattgttcaacaacaacaccgccgtttcaagtgcatagccccaaaacgaaggaggaagctcagtgaagctcatcatagatcgaaccatgtccaacaaagttcgattgcgacgctccgagacaccattcagctgaggtgtcataggaggagtccactgagagagaatcccattctcttttagatagctcaaaaactcggtacttaagtattctccacctcgatccgatcgaagtgctttaatacttctacctagtttgttttctacttcagccttgaattctttgaacttttcaaatgattcagacttatatttcattaaatataaatacccatacctagattaatcatcagtaaaggtaatgaagtaggtgtgaccaaatttagtaccaatactaaataggccgcaaacatccgtatggatcaaatccaacagattttgactacgctcaggtttccctttgaaaggagatttagttattttttcttttaggcaggactcacaagtaggtagagagttaatatcagacatatcaaacatgctctctcccactagcttgttcatcctccttgaggaaatatgacctagcctagcatgccaaaggtttgccgggttttgactatcgatttttcttttgtttgttgttaccggtttatcaacataatcaactggaacgtcttttaattttaagttatatagatcgtttttaaattgttcatttcaaatcaaacattcattcttgtaaatattgcaaatcccattcgcaaattttcaaaaaatatcttctctatcaagaatagaaaaagaaataatgttttaatgaaatcttggtagaaataaaaacatctctctcaaaatatagcttaaaattgtttttgcaaaattaaacaaatgtttcccatagcttttggattcaactctggaaccattcccgagccttaactgggtctcacccatcctaagcttatgacttcttgtcatcatctgcaactcattgcaaatgtgagatctacatctggtatccaatgcccaagaaataatattaagtgaaacatttataaaatatatcctttgtagttcgtaactactcgatatacattctttgcagttgcgcttccagtaaccgggtttcttgcagtaatggcaaacttatttagacttgtccatttttgcatgtaacatttggccttgagatcatggtcctaccatttctctagttcggccaacctttccgaagttacatcagccggggctgtttttcggaggagccttttctaacacttagaaaatcttttccgaactcaggacaatcttaacttatggaaccattccgtatagtttgcgccagaaagtttgttttgtttgagaattgaaacatgtggattacgaagattcatcataatgatatactgagatgaaacagacaataaccaatgattgtttaattaatttactaagacataaaatatggcgaaatttattttatgaatttcactcccactattttaatggtttcactaccctctagtgaaaacgagaaactagtttccttagtgggaacatggagtccaattgacaaactatagtcccgaataatatcagccaaccataattttcaaaaggtagagcccaattgcttccaaagcaacccccatgtttttacctcatgtccaataagggcccaataatatgacgccgtttattgtggcatgtcaagattacccatcaatattaagttgtgatggacggtcgccatgtagatccccaataatatgagccaattctatgggagtttcacccaacttacacatgtgtcgatccaatgtacagctttccgacaaacggacccccccaataatatgagccgaaccatgcccgcgggtagaATCTCATACATttatcgttgatggaaggtaggaaaatttaaacaatatttaaatttcctttataaatcttgatatcaattttaaatcatatttaaaatgagggatttctaattttgaaaattcgtcTCATCTTTCAaagtttgtatgcttgcgggattcatacaatttagtctaaacatgcatacaacaataatatcatatattatttaaaggatgatcgatcccaatcactaatcgacccgtggttgccaatcacgagtctaagtccaatcctaggtgatatgcaagtatgcaatgcaatcctattacattgagcttccaatttacatttcttcggtctttattgtctgctgggcccacctttgtcttcaaatctttatctcgcactaagtctaataaatttacaataaatttcgatgacaagtaggggatacatatttaagggtgggaacgggtcataaaccagacccactttttattacaaatgacaattcaaattgggccataaaccaagcccattaataaaacccaacaacaataaaaccaaatgtaaataacctaacatacacctaccaaattggtcatgacaattgatcatccttttatccaataattaattcaataattaaataattggataacatacaatggcatcataattaaaaagataaaatcaaattttatcttatcctttcataagatcatatcttatcatcaattgtaccaaaataattaattttataaaatctaatttaacggataaaatttataaattttcaaaaaattcaaatttatccaaaaatcaaatttaaaaatttcggactcaaacaatttgacccgacgcctcgtggaccaatcaaaaacaattttcgatcagaccaaaaactaaaatttcaaaaatttaaaattctggaaaaaataaaaaatttaatttttcggcccgggcagccccgcccccacgtggggTGTAGGGCAGCCCCttggctgccctgggcagcgttcttgctgcccttgggcagcaacgattgctgcccgttgggcagcgacgatcgctgccccgttgccctgttcaaatttaattatcgtttaaaattttcgttttgttttccaaaaatcgaggctaaaaattttgtacaatcgattaattttaatcgtttgatcaaagattacaacctgtctctgataccactgttggaacatgcgttctctgatcacatgGATGTGATACccagagcagcggaagtttaaaaaattttatttttcgatatggaacgattctatatcgtgggtatcaaatcctaacgattaaaattgtttcaagtaaaataataaacacagttaaatattttacctctttaagctaaggcttgattatggactccaacagaatttaatctgctcttcttgtaaatcccgggaaccgatgactatcacgatcaatctctggaattaagtccacgaatagaaaactaaaactctctgattgattgcactagaaatcaatcagatgtttatcgaagagaataaacagatttgatctgtcaattcagaatgtaatttttcacaaaaattacagactgaattatctcaaaaaggagcagaggaattcgaaaattccccttgaaatattatgcagtattttcgaaaattgcaagagtgaatgctatgtaattttcgaacactacacatgtatttatagataatttttagactagattaagttataattgtattaggacactaactccttagggcccacaatccataacttaagcccaacaatccaagcctgttattatagaaattaatataaaattcatcgtgactccgattgataaactgattttaccaatgtgcacagaaaccatttctgcatcttttaaagtcaagataatttttctgaatccgaattcagtgatttccaaaaatgctcatccctatgtcattttatgaaattccactcctttttagttaagaagtccaacttctctttcattacatttaactctttaaatttaactatctcaacggggtttagtaatccattacttgtgtgaccctcaatggttcagggatacagctagccgtgggctcacaactccttgtgactcggaacaacaatttccgacttacccatcgaatcatggtaagagcgcctagcaacatcaccccatgattccctaggtatcactgatagtgcctgcaagaaccagtagattttggttagcgtacagtacggtcccttcatccatatatcccgatcgaatcaacaaccattggtgtatcgagagtcgttcgagattcgataactatgcattacatcttggagatcaaatagtgacatcgcatgtgttactaggaaaaccgagtaacctaaagcacatcatgtactctggccagagattcgtcacactaatatctcctcagatcgcataggatatccacaatcgcaagtatgtggtgaatccttgacaacaaagcatcgactcctataaatgtcgtaactgtacccaatcccgacacctgatgaccccaatagagtcggtaaacgagtcaaagtacagtactagcatataaagtctcaatgatgtttcaagtagtaaggactaatgatgtacaaccaaaaccgcggacttatccactcaaataataataaccacttggaaagtccgaatagagtagttcgatcattcatcatatgaatatccatttgcatgctttgaacatctccatgtccattaccaatgaaacgtggtacttggcatcacaaatgctagtctcaatctcgagcgatccttatccttattagcggacagctcaattgactaggaactgtttagaatatacagtgactataagatgtgtttcataatagtgatctctctttattcactatctcatcttacttacactatagtatattcaaggtctttatcaaaacaacaatagtatatcacaatataacaatatgaagaaagacaaagaaaattccattaatgaatgtaaattatattaaacaaagattgtttatacatagagtcataaaagcccttagccacaagttggctaatcgggcacccactctttcagattcCTCCTCCTTTTCCTTGGTACCTGCTACCTGCATTCACAAGGTTGaataacttttggtacccacatCTATTTGGATCCACGAGGGATTAATCCTTTAGGAACCCAAACCTGGAATACTTTAACCAGTTTACCAGTTTCTGTGTTCCTATAGGTGCGTACTAAGTTAGATGCTCTAGATGGTGGAGTGTGATGTGCTTGTGAAACCATATGTTGTTTGCCTTTTCCAGTATCCTTGAAGTTTCTATATCGCTTTGAACTGGGCGTTGATTATGGTATTGACTTCTATTTCCTCTCATAGAATTAGGTTGATATGCATTAGTCCGTTCCGGAATTTTAGCAATCTCTACCTTAGTTTCATGAGGATTGAAGCCGATACCAAAATCTTTTGTTGTTCATCTGCTCTATTTGCTGCCAAGTCATCAGGATaggttttttattttcattttcccTAACTGCTTGTACAAAGTTTATGTATTTGCCTTTGCACATGTTCAGTTTGGGTAGAGTACTTGATTCACCAGTTTCCACCGTCTTACCGTATCCAAGACCAGTTTTGTCATGGAGAGGTCTTTGTGAATCATTCATTTCTGTCAACAAGCTCGATGATTTATTCCATGATCTTACTAATTCATCCATGTTATGTTTTTTCTGTTGTAAGATTCATGATATCGATCTTGAGTTGTTCATTCTCAGTTTGGAGCACAACAATCTCTGTTTCAAGACAGTTTATCTCAACTGATTGTTCCCAGGAGGGTTCAGTTGAGGTATCTTGCAGATCCTTTTGCTTGGCTCTGACTTCATCGAATGCTAAGGACAGTTGATGATACTCATTTGCCGTATCATGAAGATCTTTGATTAGTTCTCTCTGGTAAATTCCTCATAGCTGAAATCAAATACCTGTTCACTAGTGGATGGAAGCTCACGATCATTTGCCATAAGACACTTGacctcttcttcatcatcactggAACTGGAGGAACAATTGGATTCCTCTGAATCACTATCTGTTTCTGCCCACTTGGTTTTGCTGTCATTTGCAACCAATGCTTCATGTTTCTATCTCGAGATGTGTCTGTCATTCCTTGAACTTTTCATTTTGTCAaagttctttggtttgggacaaTCAACAATGAAATGTCCTGTTTTCCCACAGTTGAAGCAACTTCTTGGTTCTTCGACTGCCTCTTTCTTTTGGAAATTTCTTCTGTGGGATCCTTCTTGGTTTCTTCTGATGAATTTGCCGAAATTCTTCACAAACAAAGACATGGCATCACTGCTCAGTTGTTCTGCTGATTTTTCTAATTTAGCTGGTGACTCTATTTTTACTGCAGTCAAGGCCTTGGTTAATTGTGAGGTAGATTGATCTTTTTCTCGAGTCTGCAACTCGAATTCATAGGCTTTTAAATCTGCAAACAGGTCATGTAGCTCTAATTTATTCAAGTCCTTTGATTCTCTCATAGCCATTGTCTTTACGTCCCATTCTTTAGGAATACCTCGAATTACCTTGAGAATAACTTTCCTGTTGGGATATTTTTTCCCCAATCCATTAAGCTTAATAATAATGATGCTTACTCTCTCATAAAATTCTGTCATTGATTCACCTGGTTTCATCTTGAAGTTGTCAAATTTTTTAGTGGCGACAGAcagtttgttttcttttgtcTGTTCATTTCCTTCACAGAGTTGAATCAACTTCTCCCAAATTTCTTTCCCGATTTTGCATGTCTTGATTTTGCTAAAGGTGTTCTTGTCAAGCGTTTTATACAAGATATCTTTAGCCACATTACAAAAATTTGTCTTCTTTTTGTCTTCAGCAGTCCATTCGATTTTTGGTTTCTCAATGTACTGTGGACCACCTCCAGAAAGAGCTATAGCAGTATTGATCTTGGTGATCGCAAGAGGTCCATCAGTGATGACAAACCACATGTCATCGTCTAGTGTTGATAGGTGTGCTTGCATACGAATCTTCCAGTCATCAAAGTCTTCTtttgagaacataggaattttgcaTAATGAAGTCATTTCGGTTCAGTGCTTTTAAGAGTAAGATAataacctctctgataccacttattaggatcggttgaaagtctagagggggggggtgaatatactttcaaaTAGTTTAGAAGAAAATATTGAACTCGATCGGTTTAATGAATGAGTTCGA
Coding sequences within:
- the LOC140871968 gene encoding uncharacterized protein, translated to MTSLCKIPMFSKEDFDDWKIRMQAHLSTLDDDMWFVITDGPLAITKINTAIALSGGGPQYIEKPKIEWTAEDKKKTNFCNVAKDILYKTLDKNTFSKIKTCKIGKEIWEKLIQLCEGNEQTKENKLSVATKKFDNFKMKPGESMTEFYERVSIIIIKLNGLGKKYPNRKVILKVIRGIPKEWDVKTMAMRESKDLNKLELHDLFADLKAYEFELQTREKDQSTSQLTKALTAVKIESPAKLEKSAEQLSSDAMSLFVKNFGKFIRRNQEGSHRRNFQKKEAVEEPRSCFNCGKTGHFIVDCPKPKNFDKMKSSRNDRHISR